Part of the Harpia harpyja isolate bHarHar1 chromosome 16, bHarHar1 primary haplotype, whole genome shotgun sequence genome, CCACAAGGTTTGGGTGCCCTCCATAGCTCGGGGTCCCCCCCCCAGAGCTCAGGTCTCCCCATGGCTGGGTTGTCCCCACTGCTCAGTGCCCCAATAGCTTAggtccccccccagccagggtCTCTACACACCTTGGGTCTCCCCACAACTCAGCTCCCTGCACAGCTCgggtgccccacagccctggaCCCCACTCATCCTGGGTGCCCCATGACTCGGTGCACCCCACAGTGTGGCAGACCCCCACCTGCCCCATCCCGTGCAGCCCCACGGCTCAGGCAGCCGTCCTGGCCCCCGCTGCCCTGTCGCGTGCCCTCTGGCCACCGGCCGAGGGGCGTCTGAAGGGCACGTCCCTGGGCTGCGGGCAGGAGCTCGCGGCAGGTCATACGGCTCAAACTTGAACATAGTTTCCACCAGCTCCGGCGGGTCAGAGCGGCGGCAGTGCCGCAGGCAGGGATGTGCTGCCCTGTATCTGCCCGGCACTGCCGCCTTGCTCGCTCTTGTCCCCTTTCAGCCTGTCCTCGCTTTGTGCCCAGCCCTTGCGCTTGCTGCGTTGGGGTCGGGAAGGGGGTTTGTGTCCAATGAGCCCCGAGGTCCCCCCCTGAAGTGCCcccggggctgggtggggggcacggggctgccagCTGCTCCAtgcacagcagctgggaaacTGGGAAAAAGTAGGGGCTCGATCAGTCCTGCAAGGGAAAATGTCTCTGCAGGATGGGAGAGGCCATGAAAGAAGCTCTGACCTGTCTCGAGGtgtattttttcctcacttttacaGGGAGGAACAACCTGACCCGGGAGGCGTTGGCCTCCTCAGAGACCCCCGGGGAGGCATCAGCCCCTAGGGAGGCATGGGCCAGGCAGGATTGCCcagctgctccatccctgcctgcagagctgcctgctttGTAGGCCAAGCCAAGAGAGGGCTCAACAAAGAGGTCTTGTGCCCTTCTCTCCCCCCCGGAGTGGGGACACTTGCTGCCACCCCACCACGTCCCCTTGCCTCCTCTTGAGCAAGCCCCTGGGCGTGCAGCTGGCATTTGCAAGCCTGGTTCTTGCACAAccttcccagcagctccagggccCTGTGCTGCTCCCCAGGGGAAAACCCCGCTGCAAaatggggtgaggtggggggcCTTGGCTGGGTGAGACTGGGCTTGAGCACCAGCTCCAGCAGGCAAAGTGGTTTTACCCTTCCAAAGGCAAAAAGGATGGAGCCCCAGAGCCAAGAGCTGATGGCCAGATTCAGTAGAGCCCACAGACCCTTTTTTTGGGGTCTGAAACAatggggacgggggctgggggcTCACCTTGACATGCCTGTCGTCCGCCGTGGTCTCGTCAAACTCCTCACCCAGCTTGAAGCTGATCTCTGTGTTCTTGAAGGTGCTTTGGGTCTTCACGGTGATCTTGTCGCCTGCCACCTCGATGATGGTGGTGGGTTTGGTGAGGCTGGCCACCTGCCGAGTGGCAAAGCCCACCCCTGTGGGGTGCAAGGTGGGGGAGAGCTGAGGGTGCGTGGAGGGGCAGGATGCGGCTGTCAGCCTCTGGTCCCCACCGGCACCACCCCGGAGCTCTTCCTCCCCGTGATGGTGAGGGGTGAACCCCAAAACTGCTCACCACCTGTGGTCCTGGGGGGCTTTATGTGTGCCCACCGCGCCTGGGGGGGCTCCAGGGCAGGagcgggtgggggggggctgggaacGCTTCCATTGCTCGGGGATGGATCCTGCACCAGCACCCACCAGctccagggctgggcagggtgggggggcacTGGTGTCACCCCCCCACTCCACCCGGACTGCTCTTGGGTGGGGACCAACCCtgcccagaagcagcacaggggttggggctggggctgggtgatGGGGAGctccggggctggggggggaggctGAAAGGGTCCTGGGCGGCTCCCTGCACCCcggcaggggcatcccctccctCCGCCAAGGGCTGACCCCcgagggagggggcaggggaaggatgaGACCCCCCTTACCCCACCCAAGCCCCCAGGCATAAAGCCCCAGAGCCCCCCATAAACCaccctgcccaggcagcagcgacccccccactgcctgcagccaCCCCCAGCGAGACCCCCGTGTTCAAATTGGGGGGTGGTGgtagaaaaaaaagggggtgatGTCGTgactccagcccccccccccgcagaccCCCCCACTCACCCAATGCCTTCATGTATTCATCGAAATTGGCCGTATCCACCAGCTTCCAGGTGCCCAGGAAGGCGTCAACCATGGcgagggggtgcgggggggggacacacacacagagccacacGCGTGtatgggggtcccgggggtccggCTGGCTGTGAGCGTGGCACTGCACCGCCCAGCTCGCAGCTGCCTGCCGGCCTCGCAGCCGCCTTAAATAATGTCCTCATCACATGATTGGAAAGAGCACAACCGCACTCCAGAAATACTCCTCGGCAGCGCTGCCAGCGGCCACCTCAGCCCGGCCACCCGTCATCTGTCACTGGCCACCAACCTCTGCCGAGATCCCCTGGTGGCGGACGGTCAGGTTGGGTTGGGTCAAAGATGGGGAGACCAGAGTGGGTCAATTGTGTCATGAGTTGTGTACGGTCTCTGCGCTGGTGGTGCGGGGTAGCCAAAGGGCATGGgatgtggggaaactgaggcagggcaaAGCAGGTGTGTGCCCACCCCATGGCTGCCCCAAGGTGGGGAGGGGTGCGGGGGGTGGGTGCTGCCTGCGGTCTGTGGGTGGTGGGGCATGGTCAGGACATGGGGACAGCAGCAATGGCAGTGTCCTTCAGGATAATGTGTCCTGGGGACAGGGAAGCTGAgctggggaaaccgaggcacgaGGACCAGCAAGtactggggaggtgggggggtgtggggggtgtcaGGCATCCAGGGGAGTCTGGGGACACGTGTGACCCCACCTCTGCTCCGTGTGTGTGGGGACACATGTGACCCTGTCCCTGCCCTGTGTGTGTGGGGACCCTGGGGACACGTGTGCCCCCAGGGATGCTCTGTGTGGTGGGGGGATACTGGGGACAAGGCCAGCCATGGGGCTAAGGGACCCACAgcatgtcccccccccctcacGTCTCCCCTTGCTTTGGGCTCCAGTGGCAGCAGAGTCAGTGCCAGCGCAtcccccagttccctcccagcGTGCCGGGGGTCACCTGTGGCCATGGGATTTGGTGTCCCCTGACCCCCGGCTCCCCGGGGAtgtgcctcctcctgcccctgtccCCAGGCAGTGGAGGGTCCCAGCTGGGGGAATTGGGTATCCTCGAGCTCTGTGGCTGCCGTGCGTCCCCCCATCTTGGGGACATGGGTGTCAAAGTGACCAGGTCCGGGAGGGACCTGGGGACAatttctccctctccctggccccaagGTGTCACCACAGACATCCAAAAATAGCCAGGAGCTCGTGTTCAGCCTCCTCCCGCCGGCACTGCCTCCGAGCAGGACCCCCTTGCCTCCTGTCCCGGGGGGGACAGGCACCAGACCCTGCAGGAtgggtgtccccccaccccagctgggaCACTGCACAGGGcaagctccccagggaaagaCAGATGATTTATTCCCCGGACAAGACCCCGGGGAGTCAGAGCCCCAACTCACACCCACCCACACAGCCCTGGAGGGGACAAAAAGGGCAGGGGCTGTCCCCAGTCCCCTCACCCTGGGTGTCAGTGTCCCAAATCTGCACAGCCCTAGTTCCCACACGtgctcccagcctcccccccaAGACAACAGGACCATAAGATGTGGATGTTCACACGTATGACTGCCCACACACATGGACACCCACCCACAGGAGCACCCACACATGTGGACACCCATGCTGACAGACACCCACCATGCACGTGAGCACTCATGCACATGAACACGTATGCACACGGCTGCCCATGCACATGGATACCCACCCACAGGAACACCCACACACAGGAGCACCCACACACATGGTCACCCACATACATGGACACCCACCCACAGGAGCACCCGTGCACAtggacacccacccacccacagaagTTCCCATGCGTGTGGACACCCATGCTTACAGAGACCCACCATGGACATGGGTGCCCGTGCACATGGACAGCAACACACATGAACAGCAACACACATGAACACTGACACACATGGGTAAGCACCCATGCACATGGACACCCATTCTCACAGAGACTCACCCGCACAAATGGACACCCACCCACATGAGCACCCATGCACatggccaccccccccccgcacacacatgcacactgacACCCATGTGCACAACACCCACACACATGGATGCACAAAGATGCCCACACATGTGGGTGCTCCATGCACAGAGGCATGCACGCAGACACCCATGCACAtgcgtgtgcatgcacacacacggaTGCCCACCCACACGGATGCCCACGCACACACGACACTACGTCCTGGCCGGGGCTGGCCTCCACACCAAGGGACGGGCAGCCGTTGTCCTTGCCCAGGAGCCCGGGGGTggccagggccaccctggggtgctggggatgggtgCTGCTGGACACGGTGGCCCCGTGTGTGGCCCCGCACAGCTCTCCCAGACCTGGTCACCACCTGGGTGGTGGCCAGAGTGGACCTGGGCTTTGAGATTTATTTGCTGGTCCCACAGCGACAGCTATAGGTGACCATCCGTGATGGAGCTGGGTCCAGCACAACGTGCAACcgctctgtcctgctccagcctcCAGCCAGCAAACCCCAGCCTGGGAAACCAGCCCCTGACCTGGGCAGGATCCGGGCAGCTCAAGTCCTTCCCGGCCTCTCACCTCCCCCAGCCTCGGCAGGAgggtccccatcccacccactaGCAGGAGGGGAGGTTTTGGGGAGCGTGGCCGGAGCCTGGGAAAGCCCGACTCCATTTCGTGCACATCCCCAAAGCGCCGCAGGACCTGGCTGGccctgtttgctgctgcttctccctctctggGTTATCCCCAGGGACACGGCAGGGATCCCAGGGCTGCGGGAGGGGAGCAGGCATGGGGACCCATGGGTGGCCCTGGCATGGGAAGCTGGGGTGATgcgcagggctggggatgcccaAAACAGCATCACCCTGCTTATCCCCCCGAAATCACTGGCATCCCCCTGTCCCCAGGAGCTGAGACCCCCGGGGCAGGGACCACCCTGGGGTTCTCCGCTCCTCCGAGGGACTCCTCAGCAAGGTGCTGCCTGCCGGGGTTGGAGGGGGGGGAGGGCTTTGCttaagggctggggggggctgttgGGGTTGTGCAGTgcttcccaccccccccttcttgaAAAAGGCTCCTGGATCACGCGGGAAGAAAGGCCAGGAGACGGAGGTGGTACCCAAAACATCACAGTGAACACCACACTCAGCTAGAAACACCCGCGGGCTGCTCCTGCGACAAGGAGAAAGGTCCCCCCGGCGAACCCCCTGTGCTCGGTTCTGCCAAATGccccagaagaaaaatattcctccCCCCCGGGGAGGCAAAAGAATCCCCTCCCCGAGGTCCTCGCCCAGGGCGTGGGTGGGAATCGCCCCTTCGTCACGGCAGGTCCCCGCCATGCGATGCTCCCCCCACGGCGGGGGGGAGATGACACCCGACGGTCTCGCCGCCGTAGCACCGAGGAAAACCCAGCGGACTCCGGCCGTGCCAGGAAAGCTGGGCTGatgctctgcagcctcctctttcctccgCTGGACAGCAATGTTTCCCCCCGGGAGCGGGGTTAGGACGTGTCCTTCAgctcggggctggggggctgtggAGGGGGCACCTCCGCCGAGGGTGACTGCATCTCCTGGGCGCTGCCTGCGAGGAGAGACGAGGGTATGAGCGACTCTGGTTCCTGCCCACCCCTTGTTGTCCTCCATCTTCCCCATCACCTACCTGCGTTCAGGGACATCTCGGCCAGCTTGAGGGGCAGGTCAGAGGGGCTGACGCCGGCCGGCGAGCCCAGGATGTCGGGCAGGGCATTGCGCCGGCCCGTTCTCCCGGAGGATGCGAAGTCCAGCACGGGTTCCACCTCAGTCATGCTAACCCTGGAGAGACACGGTCCCCTCTGTGTCAGCACCGCTGGGCAAGGTGGCCCCCAGGCCCTGAGTGGGGAGGGTGGCTCTGGTCCAGGCAGGATGCTCTAGTTCAGGGCAGGCAgcatcccctgcctgcagctgcccaggGAGCAAGGCTAAGCCCTCTACAATCCCCTCTGCCCACCCTGACTGCAGGCTCTCCAGGAGCAAAGGCAGGGACCACCCTGCCCACGGGACCCCCCCGTCCCCAGCGTTGGCACCTTTGGGTGCCGTGATCTCCGCTGGTCACCGCATTGTGGAGGAAGGGGGGTCCTCAGGGGTCCCGCtagcaccccccccacccccagcagccTTACCGGGCAccctccagcctggcctggcGCTGCGTCTCACCCGTGCCCAGGATCCTGCTCCACTCCCTGGCCTGGCGGTTCCCCCTCCCGATGTCTCCCAGCCAGTGAGGGACCCCACGGGAGACGGGGACTCCCGGCTGGGACCCCTCCGGCTCCAACCTGGGGGAGGCAGAGCAAGGGGTCAGCGACGGGGCTGGTGCCAACATAGTGTGAAGGAGGGAGCGAGGGCcaagcctgggggggggggagaggctgTGTCCCCATGCGGGGCACCCATAGCACCCAGCACCCTCCTCCCTGGGTGGCTACACCAAGCCGGGCTGTGAAGGGCAGGGACCCCTTGTCCCTGGTGGGCAAGCAGGAGGAGGGGACGACAGCAGGGGATGGAtggagagcagggatggggacatggagGTGACACCCAGCTGGGAGGTGGGACAGCAAGGGAGGCTGAGAGGGCAGAGCGGGACCGGCTGCAGTGCTAGGGGACAAGGGCACATCATCCCCAACCTGGGGACCCCACCGTGTCCCTTGGAGAACAGCTCTTGCTGAGCCAGGGCAGGCACTGGTGATGCTGGAGTCTCCTGGAGCGGGTGGGGGGCTGTCCCAGGAAGCCTCCAGCACTGGGCACTGTGCAGATCCCACTGGCATGGACCTGACCCTGGtacatgctgctgctgggacctTACCGGGGTGTTTGCTCGGTGCTGGTAAATATTTGGGACTTTTGCAGAAGGGTtttgcagctgcaggcaggaggtaGCACAGGACCTTGCAGGGACAAGGGTGGCCTCTACCCTCCCGAAACCCTCTCCGCCCGTTCATGGGGCATAGGGACCCCCAAGCCAtcaccccagcagccccagacCCTCCAGGTCGGACACTGGGGGCAATGCTGGGACTGGTGTCCCCACGCTGGTGGCAGTGGGAGCTTGTCCTGTTGGGGGGGGTGATGAACTTACCAGTGTCCCCCTGGGAACTGCTCTCAGGTGGAGGACGAGCCAAGGTCTCCAAGTCCTTGGGCGCAGGCGCTGTGCCGAGCAGGACGAGTGACCCTGGCTGCGTGTGAGGAGGAGACATGAATGATTAACCCGAGAGGTAAGATTAGTCATGGGACAGCCGCCCTATGTGAGGCAGGACCCGTGCCCTTttcaggtggggaaactgaggcacagagtgaGGCTCAGGTGTGTGACGAGGGCAGGGTCCGTGGCCCTGCAAGcggtggctgtgctgctgcagagattGGTGGAGGTGTGATGCTCCCTGTGCAGGTGTACATGCATGCACCATCTATGGCACGCTGGGGCTGCGTGCATTTGCCTGTGCATTGGCACATGTATGTGCATGTTTGCATGCATGACCTCTGGCTGGGCTGTTGTGTGGTGAGCGTACGTGTACatgcagctggagctgagcccCAGGGTGTGCATGTATGGTGCCCTCTGGTACACATGTGCATGCATGGTGTCCCATGGTACACGTATGTGCATGCTTGGCATCCCCtggcacatgtgtgtgcatgcatggtGCATTGTAGCACATGTGTGTGAATGCACGGAATCCCCtggcacatgtgtgtgcatgcgtggTGTCCCATGGTACATTTATGTGCATTCACAGCATCCCCtggcacatgtgtgtgcatgcatggtGCATTGTGGCACATGCGTGTGCATGCATGGCACTCCCTGGCACACATGCGTGCATGCTGTGTGCCCTGTATGCACACAAGCACACGTGTGCACCCCTATGGCAGCGTGagggctgctgccagctcctgttAGTGCCAGAACCACGTCACCTCCTGGTCACAGAGTTTCTCATCACACACCACAGGTTCGAGCTCACGTCTTTCCTCTCGCAGCGAGTGCCCTGCAGCAACGCCTGCTCACCCAGCAGGAGCCCTCGGCCCCACAGCCCCTGCTCTGGGCACCGGGACACGGGCAGGCAGCGTGTAGCATCCGTGATGGCACCGGAGCACCCGCCGTGTCACCCTGGCAACCCTGTGGGAACAGGGGCTGGGGTGACCCGGGGCTCATACGCCAGGCCTGCGTGATTGTGTGAGCACATGAgcatacacatgcacactcatgttcacacacacacatatgcatatactcatgcatgcacacatacagcCATGCATGCATGCAGATGCACGCACGCATAGAGGCATGCGTGCAGGCGTGcatgcacatatgcacatacacatgaatgtacatgtgcacacacacaggcTTCCCACAGACAGACCGACTCGTTGCACATCCCAGCAAGAAGGGAGCCCTGCAGGGCTGGATCAAAGCTGCCTTcctggcagccccagcagctcctgctggctCAAGCGCTGGAGAACCAGGCAATAAAAAAGCCTTCAAGACCAGGCTGGATCCTGCCTATCTCCTTCCTGTAGCTAAACATCTCCAGGGACACTGGGAACGGGGTGCCCAGGATACAGGCAGGAGTTACACCCTGTATGCTCACCCAGTGCACTGAAAAGCCATGCAGGGAGATCAGGACTTTCATGCTGGCATGGACAGAAAAGCTACTGGGACCCTGGAGGGGACCGAAACCCCTGGGGGGTTGTCACGGGCAGGGGAATGCTGACCACTCCTGGGATGCAGCATCACTGTCATGGGGAGCCCATTGGGctgtcccccatccccctgcacccctgGGCTCCCTTGGGAGCAAGGTCCAAGGTACCAATGTCTGCCCTGTCCTCCCAGTCCCACAGGCAGCAAATCCAACCTGGTACTGGGCAAATAACATTGCATAAACCTGGGGCCTCTGCCCAGCGAGTGGGGATTTCTCCCTCTAAGCAGGgactgtttctgggaggcttaACGTGGTCTCAACTTAAAAAAGCTCCCGGAGTCACATGGACGGTCCTCAGGGCTGCTGGCTCCTGCTTTAATGCCCCTAATGGGATGTAGGAGCGCAGGGCAGAAATAAACCTTAATCCCTTTTGGAGATGGGCTGCGGTGGAAGATACTGGGAAGAGGTGGAGGGACGACATGGCGCTGGGATGTGTCGTGTCCCCTTAGTCAAGTTCCTTGGGAATCGAGCCAGCCCCACCATGGTAAAAACTGCCTCCTGCACAGAGGCCACCAGGAGACCAGAAAATGTCCTACAAGACCATATCCAGGCTGGCATGTCCCCAAACCTCAGGCATGTTCATGCAACACAACATCCTCCCAACAAGAGAGCTCCCCAGGTCTCCGTCCCCATGGTGCCGCTGAGCCCTGACGCTCTCATGCCACGTGGGCAAGAACTGTGGGCACACGCTGAGCTGTGTATGGGCTGGGGATGCTCAGTAGCATAATTTGGCCGTGGTGACGACCAATTAAAGCACAAGAGAGGAAGGTGACGGTCTGGCTGAAGGCCAATGGGCCAGATGCAACGTGATCACGAGATGAAAGAGAAGCAAGATTTTTGCCATCCCACAGCGGCCGGGATGTGCCGCTCCCCATCCCGTGCTGCTGCAGATCCCCACCCCATGCCCAGTGTCCAGGCTGCCTGGGCAGCTTTTGCAGGATTAGACCTTGCCTTTGGCATCCAAGCTCCTTGCAGGATGATCTGCTGCAGGAAACATCTCCTAAGCCCTGTTTTGGGTGCTGCCCCAATGCTTGCCTTTGACATTTGGGTATGAATCCTAAGCCTGGAGCCGCCTCGGGAGctcctgtacctgcaggcagtgggaggaagggctcctgccccagcctctgctccctgctcaccTGCTCTTTGCTCCAAACCTCCTCATCCAAGCCCAAAAAAGCCAAAATCCATGGCTTGTGAAGGAGGTGCTACAGCTGGACACCTCTGCTGAGACCCAGAGCATCCGACCTGGGAAGGAGAGTGGTTTGGGGTGAAGAGCACCcaacctcctcttcctcttccttattATCCTCCTCTCCCAGCCTTGGGCCAGGGAAGTTGCAGGATGGACCCAGCCAAGGGACTGACCTGGCTTGGAAACAGCCACCCCTTTCCCTACCACCTGCAGGCAGTGATGCCAGGCGCAGGCAGTGATGGGCAGGGACACGCTACGGCCACCCTGTGCCAGACCTGGGCTTTGCCATCAGTGGGAGGAAACCAGCCAAGGGTGTCAGGGGGAGCTCAGTCCCACCCTGCGGGCTTTGGGTAGGATGGGCAGCAGGGTTTGGTGGTGGAGGTCTTCCCTCTGGCATGGCATCATTCCTGCTCGAAGGTTTGACTTAATCTCCCATTTCCCTGGATATAAAAGCcttggaggaaggaaggaagatgctGAACAGGCAGAGAAAGGTGTGAACCACCCCGGGGATGGAGCAGCTGAAGAGACTGAGGGTTCAGTTCGGGGTCAGACACCTCCATGGGCAGCAGCACGTCCATGCATCCTCCCCAGCGATGGAGGCAGGGATGTCCCCCTGACACAACAACTTGgggtgctggagggcaggagggagcagaccACGCTCAGGCGCTCACCCAAAATTGCacctgtggctgctgctggagccagcaTCTGGAGCATGGGGACCGCGGGACGTCTCGCAGTCCCCACTATGGTCACATAACTCTGGCCAGCTTTGCCAAACGCATTTCCCCTCCCAGGGCCCATGAACCAAAAACGCTCTGGGGTGTTTAGGACCGGGGAGATGTTACGGCAATGGCTGTAAAGTTTTATTATGGATTCATTTAACATTAGGCATTAGGATTTGCTTTTTCAGATTCAAAGTGGTTGATGGGTTGTTAGCTAACTTGGAAGTGTGGGTTTGGACCATTTAATGTTCTCGGCTTTCTTTATAAGGGAGGCTCTTCATGCTTGTTTAATTCAATGTGTTATGGGGTTGGTGCTATGCCCTGCCGATGACAGGCTGGGAAATGCTGCAGCCCAGCGCAAGCCCTCTGAAAATCCACCTGCAAGCCCATGACGTTGATGTTATTAAGAGATGATGAACACAATGAAAAATGGGAAGTGTAACCGTAACATTGAATTAAATGAGCGTTGCAAGCTGGGAAGGAAAGAGCTGCCCCGGATCAAAAAGGGATGAGAGCATCATCATCCAGGAAAATCAACGATGAGTCCACAGGGAAGGAAAATCCAACGGGGCTGATTTAACCAGAGACCAACAACCACCAGACAGACTAAGCAGCCCCTGGAGCCTGGAATAGCAGATGGCAATAATTAAACACAGGATAAAATCTGGAGGGCTGAGAGATCTCCCATGGAGGCAGCAGGTTTGGTCCCAGTGGTTTCATCTCGAGGGATGCGGCTGCAGGCAGCAGCGTTCCTGCCTGATGTAGCAGCAGTGCTGCCTGTGTCGGAACCCAGGAGGTGCTGAGCAGGCACTCACTGCCACATAGAAATGGGCTTCGTCAGCTGTCAGCAGCCCATAAACGGCTTCCAGGATCCAGGCGAGAGGGAAGGATGGGAATAAATACTGTCCCAAACTCATCATCTCCAGGGcacaggggagaaaaagagaagggaaaaggccCCAGGGATGATGGCTGGTGTGGGAATATTTAACATGAAGATGGAGAGTGACACAGGGAACAGGTTTTTGCCTCGAGCCCAGAGCACGGGGAAGTCCCAACCCAAGTGCCTCGAGCTGGTGATCCCTCCTGGAAGCGGTGCTGGGA contains:
- the FABP3 gene encoding fatty acid-binding protein, heart — its product is MVDAFLGTWKLVDTANFDEYMKALGVGFATRQVASLTKPTTIIEVAGDKITVKTQSTFKNTEISFKLGEEFDETTADDRHVKSKVTLDGGKLVHVQKWDGKETSLVRELKDGKLILTLTMGNVISTRTYERAT
- the LOC128152935 gene encoding cAMP-dependent protein kinase inhibitor alpha-like, whose translation is MTEVEPVLDFASSGRTGRRNALPDILGSPAGVSPSDLPLKLAEMSLNAGSAQEMQSPSAEVPPPQPPSPELKDTS